tcactgatcttttttactgtctccatagttttgccttttccagaatgtcatatagctggaatcatTTAATAAGTAGCCATTTCAGATTGGATTCCTTCACTTGGTAATATACGTTTAAGGTTCCTCTATGTCTTTGCATGGCTTGATAACttataattcagtttttaaaaagaatatttgatcTCAGCATCTTCAAAGtatgatttttctctgtatttcataTACTGCTTATAACAATACAACATTTGAGAAATAAGCTACTTGCTCAACcagtgaaaacagagaaatagtTGCTTACCTTTATAGAGCCAGTTAACTCTTATTCCTTCTTGAGAGAAACGAACATGTCACAGAAGAAATATGATAATTGCATTTGTGGGCCTGGCTGCTTTAGTGGGGAATAGGAATGGCTTCTTTGCCCGTGCAAATTGCATAACTGCATGTTTGTAGTCTACCGACAGTGTCGCATCTGTGCTGTGGCCTTTTTTATCAACGACGCTTTATCAGTCTGGCCATTATGGAGTATTGTTTGTAGtcaagttttttgggtttttttttaactttagccttttcttttcagtacaggttggttttgtttttgttcttgttgttgtttttggccgcgccatgcggcacctgggatcttagttcccccaccagggattgaacccttgccccctgcagtggaagtgcagagtcctaaccactagactgccaggaaattcccatttCAGTACAGTTTAAACAATGCATTTACAAATATGCTATATAGCAAGTGTGTTTTGTACCAGACAAGCCTGTAGTCGAAGCCACATGTTACATCTtatgtgtcatttcttttttcttaggttTTGGCAGCCCTTAGGCCACCTCTTTGCAACTTTTAAAAGGTGCCCATTCCTCAAGGAAACCTGAGTAAGTGCGTATGAACAACCTGAGCTGCTCTAGAAGAGCTTTCCAGATCCCAGCTGGCAGCAGCTTCGGCCCCGTACTCGCTCTCCCGCTCACGTGCTCCCAAGGCGCCCTGCGTTGGCTTCTCAAACACTCCGTGTTCCTCTGCCCAGGACCATTCAGAGTCAGACGGGGGCAGTGGGGCAGGAGGGGACGAAGCGTGGCAGTGTCAGGCAGTAAGTAGGGAGTGGGCCAGTGAGGGAAGCGAGCTCAGGGGCCCCAGGTGTGGCCAGAACAAGGCGACAGTGTGCACAGCCATGGGTGCAGTGTGGGTTTATTATAAGGTTTTCTAGAAGGGGGCTTCCTGCTACCCCAGGACTTACATGAGAGCCCTGAAGTCCTGCATTCTCCACCCCTGGCCACTCCCAGCCCTCACGCAGGTAAGTCTGGATGGAATGGTGTTTTTGTGCCGTGCACAGGATGTGTGTGACCCTGGGGCTGGCATCTGGCACCTCTAGTCGTCCCGTCTTCCAAGGCAGCATCTCCACCCTCCTGACCTGTTCTTGAATAGGTAGTGTGTGGTGTGGGAGAGGAGAGCCATCCCGGGCCATGGGGAGGTGCAGGAAGACGGCCTGGGTCTCTGGTCCCCAAGTGtgactcactcactcactccacATGACCACAGCTTGAAGCTCCATGGGAAACCATCCTGCCTATCTGTTCATGTTCAATCACTTCATGTCTGTGGTCCAGGCATTGCAAACCCTGGGCACAAGACTCCCCTTGGTTTCAAGTTGAAACTGCTCTTTTTTCAAAAAACCATACtccttgtattagtttgctatggTTGCTCTgataaaataccacaaactgggtggctaaGACCAATAGAAATGTActgtctcactgttctggaggctggaagcctgagatcaaggtgtcggcagggttggtttcctctgagggcCATGGGGAGcgtctgttccaggcctctccccatccccccaacTTCTGGTGGTTGTTGACGACCTTTGGGCCTTGGCCTGTGGGCATCATCCTGATTTCTACCTTCATCACACGTTgtcctccgtgtgtgtgtgtgtgtgtgtgtgtgtgtgtgtgtgccaaaaaatcttttttatataAGGACAGATCAGATTAAAGGCCCAATAGAGGTCTGTTCCAGGGTAacctcatcttaattaattataattgcaatgaccctatttccaactAAGGTCACATTccgaggtactgggggttagaattccaacatatgaattttgggggtcaCGCAACTCAGCCTAACACTCCCTCTCAATAGCTTCTCTCATTTTGACCTGGTAACAGGAATCTCCGAGGTAAAAAGATCTCCTGCAGGGTACAAAGCACAGGACAAATGTTTCAACAAAGAGTTCAACAAATAGTCACTGTGGAAATAAACAAGACCACCCAACTGAAAACAAGCAAACGCTATTTATTCGGGGAGTCGGCCACCATCATTTACATTTGGCAGAGACTCGAAGGTAGGCAGTGGGGTGGGAGAGCTTGATGGTGAAAGGAGGAAGACTTCAGGTCTTCAGGTGTGCCCCGTCGGAGGCTGTTGGCATGGGATGGCTGTAGATGGGCTAAGTAGGAGCAGGGCATCCTATGTGATTGGTCAGGGGTACTTATTTGGCTTTCTGTGGTTGGTCCCAAGTTGGAAGTTGGGGCAAGAATTGATTaatgagggcctccctggtggcgcagtggttgagagcccgcctgccgatgcagggaactcgggttcgtgccccggtccgggaagatcccacatgccgtggagcggctgggcccgtgagccatggccgctgagcctgtgctccgcaacgggagcggccacaaaaaaaaaaagaattgatgaaTTAATTAAACTGTCTGAAGCTATCCATTATTAACCAAAGCCTGGCTGTCTGGGCTGATTGCTGTGGAGGTTGTTTGACTTCCTGGACTAGTTGCTGAGAGTAGTGGGTTGGCTTCTTGGACTGGTTGCTGCAGACTCTCGGttaaagttctatttttatatgtgGTCTGGCCcttgtccatttgtatatttaGTCTCTTATCACGGAATCAACTTTCGGGGTAGGTCTGCCAGATACGTGTTTCCACAAGTAACTTAATTATGTATACTTATGGACttatgaaaacaataatttaaatgtttcccAACCTTGAAACCTCAAATTTTCCCAAGAGCCTCTTTCTTTGTCCTCACAGCTCTTCTGCTTCACTGTGGTTGTTTGCACAGGCCACATTCGTGGGTCTCCTCTGATTCACTAACTCATCAGATGTTTATGGAGTTTTTGCTTCACACTGGTTAGGCAGAAGGAATCAGAGGTGAAAGACACAGTCTCTGCCTTCAGAGAGACCAGTGGGAAAGGCAAGCATGTAGATACTATAGTCCAAAGTGCTCAGTTGTCAAAGATACACAAAGCTGGACTCTAAGGTGGTGAGGACAGATCTGAATAAGAACTATAACTATTGCCATAGATAAGAGAGTCCGCTATGACCTGAACTCAACTGTACAGAGGTGGCTGGGCATTTTACAGGGAGgatgagggagaagggagaggcgAGGGGGGCTCAGGAGAGTCAGGGAATTGAGAAATTACAGAGTTGGTCAGTGTACATGCGGGTCAGGCCAGCTCTACCTGCTGCCTGGAAGACCCTGAAGCTAGGATTCTGTCCTCCCACAGAGACCGGGGGACAGAGGGCCTATCCTTCTcgatgaataaattttaaaggaacagGTTTCAGGTCCTGAGTTGTAGGAGgtatgggtggatggatggataggtagatagatggagagagagataTCTCGAAGGGACAGTGGAAGGACTCACAACTTAGCCCTTTTTAGTAAATGTTCTAAGAAAATATGCTCCGGGGCCTATTGTCAGGCATTGATTAGAACACACAGCAAATTCTTTTGGCAGCCTTGAGAAAAGAGAGGCTAGGGTCATCCTAGGGATGCAGCCTTGAGCTGTTAGAAAATATGTTAGTGTTGATTCAAGCCTTTAATGGGGGGGATGAAATCATTTGTGTTGAGAGTCTGTGGTTTTTATAGGCTAGGTTGAGGTCTAGTTGACAAGAAGGCACAAaggagtttggtcaaggagagagtcttcgtgtgtttttttaaaaaaattgaagtgtagttgatttacaatattgtggtaaagacatacagcaaagtgattctgatatatatatatatatacacatatatatatatatatattctttttaaaaattcttttccattatatgctCTTGTAAGATACTGaacataattccctgtgctatacagtaggtctttgttgtttatctattttatatatagtagtgtgtatctgttcattccaaactcctaattaatccctcctcccccttcccgttttagtaatcataagtttgttttctatgtgagtctgtttctgttttgtaaataagttcatttgtattatttttagagtctacatataagtaatattatatgatatttgtctttctctttctgacttacttcacttagtatgataatctctaggtccatctatgttgctgtagtggcattatttcattcttttttatggctgagtagtattccattgtatgtacgtaccgcatcttctttatccagtcatctgtcgatggacatttaggttgaatccatgtcttggctattgtaaatagtggtgctatgaacattggggtgcaagtatctCTTCACAGTATGTTTTTCTGCagatataggcccaggagtgggattgcaggatcatatggcagctctatttttagttttttaaggaacctccgtactgttctccatagtggctgtaccaatttacattcccaccaacagtgtaggagggtttcttttttctccactccCTTAAGGAGAGAGTCTTTTTCACACTGCTGCCCTGGAGGTGAGCACAGGCCATTGAGGTAgggtgtgcatgcgtgcgtgcttgcacgtgtgtgtgtgtgtgtgtccatccaGGGAGGAGGAATAATTTGACTTGGAGGACCAATCTCAGTAAACCAAATGAATTCAATCAGGAGAAGGAGATGGGAGGGAAGAGCAAGGGCAGGTCCAGTTCTACGACCTAAAACATATGCAATTAGAgttcctgctttaaaaaaaacaaaaacatacaaaattcGGAATACAAAATTAGGTAGAGgaccttggggtggggggcatgcaAGAAAGGGGACCAGAAATTTTAGCTTCTCTTGGTTCATGGCAAATCTGCCTCTTGGGAAGCGTATGTTCCAGGCTGTGTGAACAGCAAGAACGAAGGTTTGGAGGATAGTGAGAGAGCTGAAATAATTCAGAACTGGGTGTGTGTGAAGAATATAGAACAGATAAAGCTAGTGAGGGGCTTATGGGTCAGGTaagagtatggagtttcctctGTCAAATGTGAGGAGTCACTGGAGGATTTTAGGCAGGGAAGAGTGACTCGATCCCTTATTTATGgattagaaagatcactctggaagGAAGTGTGGAGGATGGGCTGAGCCAGGTAAGGCTGGTTGTAGACATCGGGTAGAGGTTGTCTACAAGGCACTCCTCCCACACAGTGATGAAGACCCATGGAATGTCACTGTATGTGTATGTGACTTCAAAACAGAAGCCAGGCCTCCAACAGAAAGAAATGTTCTTCATCAAAAaaatttctagggcttccctggtggcgcggtggttgagggtccgcctgccgatgcgggggacacgggttcgtgcccgggtccgggaagatcccacatgccacggagcagctatgcccgtgagccatggccgctgagcctgcgcatccggagcctgtgctccgcaacaggagaggccacaacagtgagaggcccgcgtaccgcaaaaaaaaaaaaaattctagattgttctttctctaagtttaaaaatatgcctACATGTATTTTTGTGGAAAAGAGGCCCAAGTTACCCTAAgacttgtttttaattaattttgcatGGCATAACGTTtctatacataaaagaaaattacatatttggtttatttGTCCTTGGGTATCATGCATCTAAAAATGAATAGATTTAAAGATGATGATTTTAAAAGCTAGATAATTGTGTCACACCTTAATGTgtaaatattctatttctgtgtCGGGCATTTTGAGATATTTAGAAATGCCCCAAACTGGATGTGCCGTGTGTCACACAGTCTGTAATGGTGCCGAGGACAGCCTTGGTTACTGAGGgcaaagtttttaaatgaaaagtgcATCTACTGTTAGGCAGGTCCTGCTGCCTTATCCCAGGAAGCTCTTAGATGGATGTTGATCCTCAGTTTTCCCCCTcaggttttcctttttaatttactGACACATCTTTGCTTTGCTAGAATAAAGAGATTCCATGTTGAGGGTGGATCTGAGAGACAGCATCTGGGTAACATAACCATCAAATTATATAACCATCTTTCTTTCCAGTCTCAAAGAAAAAAGTGATTGTTTGGATTTGATCTATCCTTCCTATTGTGAAAGAAAAGCAATTCACAAAATGCCTAAATTTTATTGTGACAGTGGCAGCAACTACACACAGTTCATTTCAGTGTAGTCAGAGAATCTACACGTTGTCCCAGGTGCCAACTGGTGCTCTGACTGTGCGTTCCTTAAGGCAGCAAATGCAGTCTTGCCACAGAGGTCCACAAACGTGTAAAACAGATTAGAGCCCTGCTGCTCTGGTTGCAAGGAAGGGCCTCATGCACACCCACTTTCATGAAGCACCTTGAATAGCTCCCTGAGCTTTTGGAACCTAGTTTGCAACCGTGTATTCGGTCCAGTTCTTACATTTTCCACTTAGAAAATTGAAGCTCACCAAGGCAACATGAGTCAATTCTATTCACATTCGTTAGAAATAaatcttaatttcctttctttcttttctttttgcttttgtgagCCCGTGCTCTTATCACTATTGCCCActgatttatttcaaaaatgttcacAGATATTAAATCCAAGTGAGCTCCACACTGAATCTTTTCATCTCGAAGGAAGTAAACCATTCATGTATTGTGGAAACTCTTTCCTTCAATTTCTAAAAAAGTGGAACACACATCCACGTGTATGTCCATGACATCGCTCGGGGCTTACGTAGACACTTGTGTCTACATGATTAACCCTTAGGAACAATAACTCCATCCCGTTTCACTGATTAAACAACTGAGATTCTGAAACCATCTGGCTCTTCAGAAGATAGCAAAATGTGCCAGGCGATCCTTTAGTTCCCATTGGCAGGGAAATTTATTCAGACTTTCTGAAAGAGCAATCGGTCAGCTTTGGGTCACTTGCCACCTCTAGAAAATGTTTCTTCCTATTTCAGAGGcctctgacttttctttttttttctgtattatgaTTATTTAGAGTTTATCCATTCGAAACACATATTTGCTCTCAAAGGGCAGACATGTTTTCATAAAGAAAGAGTCactgtcctttcttccttctcatgaacccaccctcctttcctcccGACTCCCACTGGAAGAGTGCACGGTGATGGGGGACACCCTGGTCCTGAGGGATTCCCTGAGCCAGCAGGAACTAAGTAGAGGTCAGTTGTGCCAACCGTCTATAGAAAAACAGTGGTTCTGAATGCAGAGCGATGATCTTAAATTCATCTAGGGCAAGAACTTATTCATTGGCTCATTCATCCGTTCACTGGAAAACATGCCCCAGAGTGTGAAGAGGCCCGTTCACAATGGCTGTGCTCAGGGCAGCACGGAAATGCCCTAAGACCACCAGCTTCTGGTCTCCCAAAGATGAGCAGAGAAGGCTGCCGGCAGAGCAAGCATTAGAGCTGGACTTGGAGGAACGGCCTTCCttctggaggtggaggtggaagtAGGCACCCTAGAAGAGGGAATGACAGCAGAGAAGTGGAAGACATTGGGATGAGGGGAGTGACAAGCTGGGGGTGCAGATCCTGAAGcagtgagaatgaaatgaaatattcctGACATGATGGTCAGACGGTGTAGTGAAGGCCAGAACTAGGGTGCCGGCAGGGAGAATGGCTAGGACAGCCATGGGAGATGCGTCACAGAAAGAACAAGAGCTGGAGAAGCATCGGACGTGGGTGTGAGGAAGCTGGGGTGTCCAAGGTGAATTTCACATTTTGAAACGACAGTGACGCCCTTGACTGAAGTATGGGACAAAGGACAACACCTTGTTTTTGGTGAGAAGGTTCTGAGTTCTGTTTTGAATGTGTTGACTAAAAGACTGAAGCTTATGTTTCTCGTGTACCACACCCTTGGAAGCCAGAAGAAGGCGATGGTTAAACCACAAGCAATTTTCATGGGGGCCATCTTGAGAAAGGAGATGATCAGGGAGATATCAGATTATAAAGGGCCCAAGTGCTTTTGGAAATTAGGTGTGACGGCAGCAGCACTGATCTTGTCTTCCTTGGACccccatttcctccttctttcccttttaaaattaacTGAAGTTTAAGGGTGAAAAGACTTTGGGAattccttggaggtccagtggttaggactccgaatttcactgccaagggcctgagtTTGATCcttcgttggggaactaagatcccacaagccgcactgCACggccaaaacagaaacaaaagcaaaaacaaacaaaaaaggattaAAAGACTTTAAAGTAATGGAAATCACATTAGCGCTATCCCTGCCTGCTATTACCTACAACTTGGTGGTGATTGACATTCTTGGGACAAAGATTCTAAGTCTCATGCTTGCAAGTCCTTGGGCTCATCTGGAGTCAGCTTCATCAGTTTGTCCACACAGAGCAGGATGAGGGTGAGAAACAAGAGACTCCAACCAACGGCAGCCGCGATCCAGCCGTATTCATCCACTCCGGTGTGGCAACACCGGGCTGCTTGTGGGCAGAAGTCGACATCTGGTGGGAAGAGAGAGCGGGAATGACAGCGTCacaccagcctcccctcccccaagctctTCTCTAATATTCATAACATTGAGACCAGTAATAATAGAATAGCCACCATTTACTAAAGCACGCCATGTACTAGGCTAAGTGCTCTACACACATTAccttatttattcctcacagaGTGATAGGCACAGTTATTCCTGCTGTTtgacatgaagaaactgaggctgtcACCTGCGCAAGGTCACGAGATGGCAGAActagaattcaaacccaagccTGTAGGAGTCCAAAGTCATGTTCATAACCTCTACATGTTATTGCCTATTACCCTCCTTTGTAAGTGCCCAGAAGTAAACACATCTGGTCATCCAATGAAGGCAGAATCAAGGAGGCAAACTTCGAATAAGGCAAACTTCCTGTTAATTAGACACGCATAGCAGTGGTTGCTTTATGAAGCAGTAGGCTCCTTGCCACTGGAAGTCTTCAAATAGAGGATGAACACAAATATGCAGAGGGTACCAAGATGAAGCTCCTGCCTTGGGCATAAGTTGGACTGGCTGATGTCTAGGGTCTTTCCACTTCCAAATTTCTATAAGCATTTGCAGTCAGCGGGGTTTTGACTGCTGTCCTGAGGATGGGCCATTAAAGCCACCTGCACCAGAGAGTGTGAGCTTAGATGGGGACCAAGCCCAAGAGAGCTTTTTAGACGTGCTCTGCAGACAGTTCTGGGGCTGTGAGCAAACCACACCGGTGCACAGGAGGGCCTGGCAGGCGCTCAGCCGCCCGATGCCAATGGGCAGAAAGCAAGGAGGCTTAAGTGTCCCTCCCCACTCCAGGGTGAGCCCTGGGGTTAGGGAGGTTGCCAGGAGAGGCTTACTGGGGCACTGCTCCAGGGTCTCAAGGCCTGGATGGTGGACAGTCAAGGTTGAGTTGCTGCTGCCGCTGGCTTCtggaagaaaagacagaagataGTCTCAGGAACTAGGAGAAGCCATTCTCAGGCATAGAGTTTGCAATCTTTTTTTGAATCAGTAGTGAGTATTATGAAAGTGTTATAGAAGTTCCAGTAGAGGTACATTGAAATTTCATGCAACAAAGCTAACCCTCTGTCATTGCCTGCACTGTGTCCCCCAGGTTCGTAGGTTGGAGTCCTAACCCATTTTATGGAAATAGGGCTTTACAAaggcaattaaggttaaatggttaaatgaatccaatatgactggtgtccttgtaagaagggGAAGAGACGCCAGGTATGTGAACTCATAGAGCAAAGACCacatgaagacccagcacagaggggaccatctataagccaaggagaggggcctcaggAGAAAACAAACCCGGTGATACCCGGAGCCGccagaatggtgagaaaagaagcttctgttgtttcagccacccaggctgtggtattttgttggCTAGCAAACTCACACACTCCCCTTTTCCTATCACTCCCGAGTCCCATTCAGAGATGCGTTATCTTCATATCTCATGTCCCTTCCATCACCAGGGGCCTCTAAACACTTTCTTTTAGCTGCTTTCCATGCAGATAGGTACATCTATAAACTGTTTTTCTAGTATAAACACAATCACTTAAAAATCTGGAATGTCTTTTCGTAActagcttcagtttccttcaaaAACTTGAACTAGTAAACATTGAAGTCTGACCTTGATTATTTATGATGAGTATGATGTTATTACTCAGAGAGAgggtttaataaaaaattaaacacccTACAAGCAAGTTGAGAGGTTTCTAGAATATGCAGCACTTAGAATTGTCCCTTGATTAATAAACAAGGAGCACAATGATAAAAAGAACTTTAGCAGAAATATCagagtttgggggtggggaggggttatGGAGAGAAACATAAGGATCCCCAAGGGAGAAAAGCCATGGCCCACGTTCCCTCTCATCCCTAAGGATAAGAAGGTAGatgattggacttccctggtggtccagtggttaagactctgccttccaatgcagggggtgcgggtttgatccctggtcagggaactaagatcccacatgccatggggtgtggccaaaaattaaaaacaaaagcaaaaaacagaagGTAGATGGTCTCGGTCTCTGTTCAACACGGTGACCACTAACCATTGTGGCTGtttaagtttattaaaattaaatgaaaaatgcagcTACTTGGTCATATCAGCCACATGCCAAGTGCTCAATCACCACGTGACTAGTGGCCACCATATTGGAAGCACAGCATAGATAacggaacatttccatcatcaaaaGGGTTCTGttatgggctttcctggtggcgcagtggttgggagtccgcctgccgatgc
The genomic region above belongs to Lagenorhynchus albirostris chromosome 8, mLagAlb1.1, whole genome shotgun sequence and contains:
- the TMEM213 gene encoding transmembrane protein 213; protein product: MAGGPQLASAGTVITEASLLSMKHLNSAPWAALVLSLAFASFHPACLAEASGSSNSTLTVHHPGLETLEQCPNVDFCPQAARCCHTGVDEYGWIAAAVGWSLLFLTLILLCVDKLMKLTPDEPKDLQA